GAACGCTCAAATGCATTTTTAACGCCAAAACAAAACTTTCAAACTTTTCCACACTTTATTGTAACTCAATACTTCAAAAATAAGAAATTCTAAAATAGAGTAAAATAAATTATGGTGAAAATTTTTGTAACGGGCCTTCCTGGTTGTGGTAAGACAACATTAATGAAGGATATCGCAAAACTCCTTACAGATTCAGGCGTAGATATATCTGGCTTTATAACTGAAGAAGTAAGGGAAAAGGGATTCAGGCAGGGCTTTACAATAGAGGATTTAAGAACAGGCGAAAAACTCATTTTTGCATCTGTTGAACAAATATCAAATATTAAATTTGGCAAATACTTCCTCAACATCAAGAACTTTGAGAAAATTGCGCTAAATGCCTTTGAAAATGCTCAAATTGTTATTATTGATGAGATTGGCAAAATGGAATTTTATTCAAGGAGTTTCAAATATTATCTTTTTAAAAGTCTCGAAAAAGATATAAACCTCATTGCAACGCTTCATCGAGACTTAGTAAAAGATTTTTCTCGTTACGAAATTTTGGCACTTACAAGAGAAAACTATTCTGACATAAAAAACCATATCATAGAAAAACTTGCAAAATCCAGGATTATTTAACTTTTAAAAAATCAATTTTTTTCTTCACGGATTCTTCACGGACAGGGTATTATACTTCAACCAGGAAGTTTGAGAGAACTTCCAAAAAATTAGGCACAGGGAGGTGCACTATGAAAAAGAAGGTTTTAGTAGCGTTGTTTGTTTTGGGGCTTTTAGGCTCCACGGTTTTTGTGGGAAGACACTTTGTTATGGCAGGAAACACACCTACTGCACAGCAGACTCAGGTAAGCGCAGGAACTCAAACGGTAACTCAGAACACACAGGCTAAGGAACAGACAGAAACTGTTGAAACAAAAGATGAAGTTGCAGGTAAAGATGCGCAGAATGAGGTTCAAGAACCAAGTTATGCAGGAAGTATAAAGGT
The Caldisericum sp. genome window above contains:
- a CDS encoding NTPase, with product MVKIFVTGLPGCGKTTLMKDIAKLLTDSGVDISGFITEEVREKGFRQGFTIEDLRTGEKLIFASVEQISNIKFGKYFLNIKNFEKIALNAFENAQIVIIDEIGKMEFYSRSFKYYLFKSLEKDINLIATLHRDLVKDFSRYEILALTRENYSDIKNHIIEKLAKSRII